The Phycisphaerae bacterium DNA window TGCCCACGTGGTCAAGGTCGGACGCACCCAGATGCAGGATGCGGTGTTGATCACGCTCGGGCGGGAAATGGCCGCGTATGCCGAAGCGTTCAGCCGTGATCGCTGGCGCATCTACAAATGCCAGGAGCGGCTGAGAGTTGTCAATCTGGGCGGCACGGCAATCGGAACGGGGCTTGCAGCCCCTCGGGATTTCATCTTTCGAGTTGCAGAGACGCTGCGAGACCTGACCGGCATCGGCTTTGCGCGAGCCGAAAACCTTGTCGATGCCACACAAAACGCCGATGTCTTCGTTGAGGTCTCCGGGATTCTCAAGGCTTGCGCGGCGTCGCTCCTCAAAATATGCACGGACCTTCGTTTCATGTCTTCTGGCCCGGAGGCGGGCGTGGGTGAGATCCGTCTGCCACAGCTTCAGGCAGGCTCTTCGATCATGCCCGGCAAGGTCAACCCGGTCATCCCCGAGGCCGTCAGCCAGGCGGCGATGCTGGTCATGGGGCATGACGCGACCCTGACAATGGCTTGTGCCGCCGGAAACCTGGAACTGAATCCCTTTTTGCCGCTGGTGGCCTGCTGCCTGCTGGAGAGCATCGAACTACTCGAGCGAAGCTGCGACGCGCTGCGAAGGTATTGTGTCGAAGGTATCGAAGCCGACGAGGCCCGTTGCCGTCGCCATGTGGATGCCGCCACGGCCACGGTGACCGCCCTGCTGCCGGCTCTGGGCTATGAACAAGCGTGCCGCATCGCGCTCAAAGCACGCCAGGGCGGACGTTGCATTCGCGATGTCGTTGTCGAAGAGGGGTTGTTGACCGCCCAGGCATTCGATGAGATGGTCAGCCCCGAGGCCGTCTGTCGTCTCGGCTCGCCCATGATCAGGCGGCCGAACGCTGAGTATGGGCCTGTCGGCCAAGGCGGGGCGCCATGACCACTTCGACACCCAAAGGATTTCGGCTCCATATCGGCATTTTCGGACGCCGAAACGTCGGCAAATCCAGCCTGCTCAACGCCGTTACCCGGCAGAACGTGTCCATCGTGTCCGAATTCGCCGGAACCACGACCGACCCGGTCGAGAAGCCCATGGAGCTGCTGCCGCTCGGTCCGGTGTTGTTCATCGACACCGCCGGAGTGGACGACGCGGGGGCCTTGGGCGAATTGCGCGTCGGAAAAACGCGCCAGGTGTTTGATCGCACGGACCTGGGCGTGATCGTCGCCGAGCCGTCAATCTGGAGTGATTTCGAGGAACGCATCCTCAATGAACTGGCCTCGCGACAAATCCCGGTGCTCGTGGTGTTCAACAAATGCGACGTGGCGATGCCGGACGCGGCGGTTGTCGAGCGGCTTGCCGCTCGAAAGGTGCCCGTGGTTCGGACGGCGGCAACCTCCGGCCAGGGCATCCTCGATTTCCGCCAGGCCCTGCTGGACAACGCTCCGGCCGACTTCGTGAACAACCCGCGTATCCTCGCAGACATCGTCGGGCCGGGCGAGATGGCGGTGCTGGTCGTTCCCATCGACAAGGAAGCCCCAAAGGGTCGGTTGATCCTGCCGCAGGTTCAGGCCATTCGCGACCTGCTGGACGGCGATGCTTACTGCATGGTGGTCAAGGAGCGGGAGCTCCGCAATGCCCTGGACCGGCTGAAATCGCCGCCCAAGCTCGTGGTCACCGATTCGCAGGCCTTTCTCAAGGTCGCGGCGGATACGCCCGCTGAGGTCATGCTGACCAGCTTCTCGATTCTGTTTGCGAGGTTCAAAGGCGACCTGATCACCCAGGTCGAAGGGACGCTGGCCGTCGACTCGCTGGTTGCCGGGGACCGGATCCTCGTCGCCGAAGCATGTTCGCATCATCCCATCGGCGAGGACATCGGTCGGGTGAAGATTCCTCGGTGGCTGACGCAATACGTCGGCGGGAAGATCGAGTTTGTCACCGTTCAAGGGCACGATTTCCCCGAGGACCTCTCGTCCTACAAGCTGATTATTCACTGCGGAGCCTGCATGTGGAACCGCCGCGAAATGCTCAGCCGAATCATGCGATGCCGGCAGGCCCGGATACCCATCACCAACTACGGCCTGGTCATCGCCCACAGCCTGGGAATACTGGAGCGGGCGTTGCAACCATTCCCGGCCGCACTCGAAATACTCCGTCGTGCCCGCGATTTCGGTGCAGCCGCATCGCGTCAAGCGCAGGGCCTGCCGTGAACCGGACTCCTCCCGCCGCCGCACCCACACCCACACGCGAGGAGCTCTTGCGATGGCTTCGCGAGGATGACGCATCGCGGCTGGGGCAATTGTGGACGATGGCCGATGAAACGCGCCGCCGAAACGTGGGTGACGCCGTCCACCTGCGCGGGTTGATCGAAATATCCAATCACTGTGTGCGCGAGTGTGCCTACTGTGGCCTGCGGGCGCCGAACCGATCCTTGCGACGATATCGGATGACCGCCGACGAGATCATGGCCTGCACGGCCGCCGCGGTCGAGTTCGGATACGGTACGGTCGTGCTCCAATCCGGCGAGGACGATGGCATCAGGCAACAATGGCTGGCCGACGTCATTCGCAAGATCAAGAGCGAAACGAGTCTAGCCGTCACGCTCAGCCTCGGCGAGCGGCCCGAGGAGGACCTGGCTGCCTGGCGCCAGGCCGGCGCCGACCGCTACTTGCTGCGGTTTGAAACGTCCGACCCCGTGCTATACAAGCTCATTCACCCGCCGCGCCCTGGGCGGTTATCCGACCGCTTTGCCATTCTGAACCAGCTCCGGGAACTGGGCTATGAAGTCGGCAGCGGCGTTATGATCGGCATCCCTGGACAGACGTACGACAGCCTCGCGGATGATCTCGAAGCTTTCCGGCGGCTTGACCTCGATATGATCGGCGTGGGACCGTACATCTCTCACCCCGCGACGCCTCTGGCCAAACACTCAGGCCTCCGCCCGATACCCCCCGAGCAACAGGTGCCGAACACCGAATTAATGACCTACAAGGTCCTTGCCCTGACGCGTCTGGTCCGCCCCGACGCGAACATCCCCAGCACCACCGCCCTGGCAACGCTCAACAAGGACGCCGGACGGGAACTGGGCCTGTCACGCGGGGCCAACGTGGTGATGCCCAATCTCACCCCCCCGCAATACCGCACCCTGTACGAAATCTACCCGTCGAAAGCCTGCCTTTTTGAGAATGCGGAAGACTGCCGATCCTGCCTCAAGAACCGCATCCTGGCCATGGGACGGACCATCGGCCAAGGACCGGGCAGCCGGCGGCAGACCGCCTGATTGACTGCCCCCTCGTAAGTTGTGTCAACCGCCCAATCCGCTAAACTGTGCATGGCAACCATCACCGGAGCACAGAAATGGACATGCAGCAGATCGCTCGTTTTTTCGACCGTGACAAGCTGGCCAAGCACCTGGACATCGAGCTGGTCGACGTCTCGCCCGGCCAGGCGACGACTCGGATGACCATCCAGGACAAACACCTCAACGGAGTCAACATCACCCACGGCGGGGCAATCTTCTCACTCGCCGATTTTGCCTTCGCGGTGGCCTCGAATTCCCATGGCACGCTGGCGGTCGCGATCAACGCCAACATCTCCTTCCTGAAAGCCACCACCAGTGGCGTGCTCACCGCCAGAGCACGGGAAGTCGCCCGCAGCAAACGGCTCGCCACCTATCAGATCGAGGTAACCGACGAGGAAGGCGCGACCGTCGCCGGCTTTCAGGGAACCGTCTACCGCAAGCAGGAACCGCTCCCGCTCGAAGAAGACCTTACTCCACCTTCATCTGGCGGCGGTCGATGACCCGTTTGGCCTTGCCCTGAAAGCGCTCCAGCGACTGCGGCTTGACCAGCTCGACGTTCATCCGCAGCCCGGTAATGGCGTGGATCTCGCGATCGATGCGGTCGCGAAGGGCCTGCATTTCCCGCATACGGTCGGAAAAATCCTCCGGCCGGACCTCGACACGCACGGTGACCTGGTCAAGGGCCCCCGGACGCGACAACTCGATCTGGTAGTGCGGCGAAGTGCCCTCGACACGCAGCAGAGCCTCTTCGATCTGAGAGGGAAAGACGTTGACGCCGCGAATGATCAGCATGTCGTCGGTCCGACCGATGACCCGGCTCATCCGCACCGTCGTCCGCCCGCAGCGGCAGGGCGTATCGTCCAGTCGGGCGATGTCGCGGGTGCGGTAGCGGATCAGCGGCAAGGCCTCCTTGGTGATGGTGGTGAAAACCAGTTCGCCGGCTTCGCCCGTGGCCACGGGCTCCAGCGTGTCGGGATCCACGCACTCGACGATGAAGTGATCCTCCTGAATGTGCATGCCCTGCTGAAGAGTGCACTCTCCGCTGACGCCCGGACCGATCACCTCGCTGAGCCCGTAGTTGTTGAAGGCTACGATGCCCAGCTCCTGTTCGATCCGGGTCCGCATGTCCTCGGTCCACGGCTCGGCGCCGAAGTGCCCGAACTTGAGCGGTATCTGCTCGGGGGTCATGCCCTGATCCCGGGCCGCCTCGGCGATGTTGAGGGCGTAGCTCGGCGTGCAGATCAGCACCTGCACGTTCAAGTCGCAGATCAGCATGAGCTGACGAGGGGTGTTCCCGGCCGACGCCGGCACGATCGCCGCCCCGACCTTCTCGACGCCCTGGTGCAGACCGAAACCTCCAGTGAACAATCCGTAACCGAACGCAATCTGCACGAAGTGCTCCGGCCGAAGCCCGCCCGCGACCAGGAAGCGGGCGCACAGATTCGACCAGATGTCCATGTCCTGGGCCGTGTAGGCGACAAACGTCGGTTTGCCCGTCGTGCCGGATGAACCGTGAATACGGACCAGTTTTTCACGCTCTACGGCCAGGAAACCCAAGGGATAATAACGTCGAAGGTCGTCTTTAGTGGTGAAAGGAAGACGTCGAAGATCGTCCAGCGAACGAATCGAATCGGCGCTCACGCCGGTGCTGGCGAATGCCTCCCTGTAGAAGGGAACGTCTGCGACGCGCCTGACGCAATCCTTGAGCCGCTCAAGCTGCAGCCGACGAAGCTCGGCCCGCGGCATCGTCTCGGCAGGATCCCAGATCCGATTCTCCACCTTGAACTGGGCCATCACACTCACCATCCGCTTTCCCGGGCCGGCGGCACAAGCCCGACGGAAACCCCGATCGCAGGACTTCGCCCGTCGGATTCGCCCGACTAGACGTTCGCCTGTTCGTATATTTCCACGCTCGATACCGGGTTGATACCCTTGGCTTGAAAGGCCTCCACCGCCGCGTCCATGTCCTCGAAGCGGAACACCAGGACCGCGCGGTTGCCCCGCCGGAACGTGAACGAGTACGTGTACTCGATGTTCAGCGAGAATTCCTCGATCACCGCGAGGATGTCGTCCAGCCCGCCGGGATGGTCGGGAACCTCCAGGGCGATCACCTCGGTGACATTGACCACGCAGCCGCCCTTCTCCAGCGCCGCCTTGGCCTTCTGCCAGTCCTGCACGATCATCCTGAGAATGCCGAACTGCTGGGTGTCGGCCAGGCACAGCGTCAGGATGTTCACCCCCGCCTCGGCCAGGATGCGAATCGGGCTCCGCAACTGCCGCGGTTTATTCTCAATGAACAGTGAAAGCTGGTGAAGTTTCATGGTCCGACCTCTTTCTACTCGTTCCTGCGATCGATGACTCTCTTGGCCTTGCCCTGGCTCCGCTCAATGGTGTGCGGCTCCACCAGACGCAGGTTGACCCGAATTCCGATGATATGCTCGATCGAACTGGCCAGCTTCTGCTTCAAGGCCTCCAGCGACCGCACCTTGTCACTGAACCACTCGGCGAGCACCTCGACCTCGACGGTGATCTGGTCGAGCCCTTTCTCGCGGGTGAGAATGATCTGGTAGTGCGGCAGGGTACCTTCCACCGCCAGCAGGGCGGCCTCGATCTGAGACGGATAGACGTTGACGCCGCGAATGATGAACATATCGTCGCTGCGCCGGGAGATCCGGCGGATCCGCCGGATCGTGCGCCCGCAGCGGCTCGGGCCGCTGATGAACGCCGTGATGTCGCGGGTGCGGTAACGAATGACCGGCATGGCCTTCTTACTCAGGGTCGTCAGCACCAGCTCCCCCTCCTGGCCCTCCGGCAGAACCTCACACGTCTCCGGATCGATGATTTCAGGATAGAAATGGTCCTCGAAGATGAACAGGCCCTCCTGGTACGGCGTCTCGGACGCCACGCCCGGACCGATGATCTCCGAAAGACCGTAGATGTCCATCGCCTTGATGCCCGATTCCCTCTCGATGTACTGGCGCATCGCCTCGCTCCAGGGTTCCGCTCCGAAAACACCGGCTCGCAGGGGCAGTTGGCGAATATCCACGCCCAGTTCCTTGGCCCGCTCGATCAGGTGGATGAAGTAGGTCGGCGTGCAGCATATCGCCGTCACGCCGAAATCCTTCATCACCATGATCTGCCGGTCCGTGTTGCCCCCGGAGATGGGAATGACGGTGGCCCCGAGGGCCTCGCCGCCGTAGTGGGCCCCCAGACCGCCCGTGAACAGGCCGTAACCATACGCGTTCTGAATGATGTCGCCCCGGTGCAGTCCGCACGCCGCGAAGGTGCGCACCATGACGCTGGCCCAGACCTCCAGGTCTTCCTGAGTGTAGGCCACCACGATCGGCTTGCCCGTCGTCCCGCTCGACGCGTGTAACCGGACGATTTCCTGCATGGGGCTCGCAAAAAGACCGAACGGATATGTGTCCCGCAGGTCCGTCTTGACCATGAACGGCATCTTGGCGACGTCGTCCAGTGACCGGATGTCGGCCGGCGTCAGCCCTCGCTCCTGCATGCGCTGGCGGAAAAGCTCGACGTGATCGTAGGCCCGCCGGACGACGGCCGTGAGCCGACGAAACTGCAGATCTCGCAACTGCGGTATCGGCAGAAAGTCCGGAGCGCTGGCCGGGTGAAAACCGCCCGGCAAATCATTCCACATTTCCTTGTACATTGGTCTTCTCCCGTGCGATAACGCCGGTCTCAGCAGGCCGACGAAGCCTGTTTCTCGCGCCCGACCGATCGACCGAGCAGAAAAGCCTTGATATTCGCTTCGTGCAGTTTCTCCGCAAGGCTGCCCTTCACCGCCGATAACCAGGTCGACTCCGGCAGCGGCAAATACGCGCTCAGCACGCCGAGCAGGGCAACGTTCAGGCTGCGCGGGCTGTCCAGCGATGTGACCGGCACGTCGTCCGGGACGATCATCACCCCTCCCGGCTTGAGATGCCGCTTGCTGCCCTCAACCTCTTCAGGGGCCATCAC harbors:
- a CDS encoding aspartate ammonia-lyase; amino-acid sequence: MSSAWRTEHDLIGSLPVPADALYGIHTARALRHFTLAGRPVHPQMIRAYGTVKLACAMTNRALGCWTDDPAKADAIERACREMGEGLLDGGVQVDLLQGGAGTSTNMNVNEVLANRALQILGEPLGEYRRVSPLDDINLHQSTNDTYPTALRLAAIRMLAGLEERVVGLQEAFQAAEKRFAHVVKVGRTQMQDAVLITLGREMAAYAEAFSRDRWRIYKCQERLRVVNLGGTAIGTGLAAPRDFIFRVAETLRDLTGIGFARAENLVDATQNADVFVEVSGILKACAASLLKICTDLRFMSSGPEAGVGEIRLPQLQAGSSIMPGKVNPVIPEAVSQAAMLVMGHDATLTMACAAGNLELNPFLPLVACCLLESIELLERSCDALRRYCVEGIEADEARCRRHVDAATATVTALLPALGYEQACRIALKARQGGRCIRDVVVEEGLLTAQAFDEMVSPEAVCRLGSPMIRRPNAEYGPVGQGGAP
- the hydF gene encoding [FeFe] hydrogenase H-cluster maturation GTPase HydF, whose protein sequence is MTTSTPKGFRLHIGIFGRRNVGKSSLLNAVTRQNVSIVSEFAGTTTDPVEKPMELLPLGPVLFIDTAGVDDAGALGELRVGKTRQVFDRTDLGVIVAEPSIWSDFEERILNELASRQIPVLVVFNKCDVAMPDAAVVERLAARKVPVVRTAATSGQGILDFRQALLDNAPADFVNNPRILADIVGPGEMAVLVVPIDKEAPKGRLILPQVQAIRDLLDGDAYCMVVKERELRNALDRLKSPPKLVVTDSQAFLKVAADTPAEVMLTSFSILFARFKGDLITQVEGTLAVDSLVAGDRILVAEACSHHPIGEDIGRVKIPRWLTQYVGGKIEFVTVQGHDFPEDLSSYKLIIHCGACMWNRREMLSRIMRCRQARIPITNYGLVIAHSLGILERALQPFPAALEILRRARDFGAAASRQAQGLP
- the hydE gene encoding [FeFe] hydrogenase H-cluster radical SAM maturase HydE, producing the protein MNRTPPAAAPTPTREELLRWLREDDASRLGQLWTMADETRRRNVGDAVHLRGLIEISNHCVRECAYCGLRAPNRSLRRYRMTADEIMACTAAAVEFGYGTVVLQSGEDDGIRQQWLADVIRKIKSETSLAVTLSLGERPEEDLAAWRQAGADRYLLRFETSDPVLYKLIHPPRPGRLSDRFAILNQLRELGYEVGSGVMIGIPGQTYDSLADDLEAFRRLDLDMIGVGPYISHPATPLAKHSGLRPIPPEQQVPNTELMTYKVLALTRLVRPDANIPSTTALATLNKDAGRELGLSRGANVVMPNLTPPQYRTLYEIYPSKACLFENAEDCRSCLKNRILAMGRTIGQGPGSRRQTA
- a CDS encoding PaaI family thioesterase produces the protein MDMQQIARFFDRDKLAKHLDIELVDVSPGQATTRMTIQDKHLNGVNITHGGAIFSLADFAFAVASNSHGTLAVAINANISFLKATTSGVLTARAREVARSKRLATYQIEVTDEEGATVAGFQGTVYRKQEPLPLEEDLTPPSSGGGR
- a CDS encoding phenylacetate--CoA ligase gives rise to the protein MAQFKVENRIWDPAETMPRAELRRLQLERLKDCVRRVADVPFYREAFASTGVSADSIRSLDDLRRLPFTTKDDLRRYYPLGFLAVEREKLVRIHGSSGTTGKPTFVAYTAQDMDIWSNLCARFLVAGGLRPEHFVQIAFGYGLFTGGFGLHQGVEKVGAAIVPASAGNTPRQLMLICDLNVQVLICTPSYALNIAEAARDQGMTPEQIPLKFGHFGAEPWTEDMRTRIEQELGIVAFNNYGLSEVIGPGVSGECTLQQGMHIQEDHFIVECVDPDTLEPVATGEAGELVFTTITKEALPLIRYRTRDIARLDDTPCRCGRTTVRMSRVIGRTDDMLIIRGVNVFPSQIEEALLRVEGTSPHYQIELSRPGALDQVTVRVEVRPEDFSDRMREMQALRDRIDREIHAITGLRMNVELVKPQSLERFQGKAKRVIDRRQMKVE
- a CDS encoding amino acid-binding protein codes for the protein MKLHQLSLFIENKPRQLRSPIRILAEAGVNILTLCLADTQQFGILRMIVQDWQKAKAALEKGGCVVNVTEVIALEVPDHPGGLDDILAVIEEFSLNIEYTYSFTFRRGNRAVLVFRFEDMDAAVEAFQAKGINPVSSVEIYEQANV
- a CDS encoding phenylacetate--CoA ligase, producing MYKEMWNDLPGGFHPASAPDFLPIPQLRDLQFRRLTAVVRRAYDHVELFRQRMQERGLTPADIRSLDDVAKMPFMVKTDLRDTYPFGLFASPMQEIVRLHASSGTTGKPIVVAYTQEDLEVWASVMVRTFAACGLHRGDIIQNAYGYGLFTGGLGAHYGGEALGATVIPISGGNTDRQIMVMKDFGVTAICCTPTYFIHLIERAKELGVDIRQLPLRAGVFGAEPWSEAMRQYIERESGIKAMDIYGLSEIIGPGVASETPYQEGLFIFEDHFYPEIIDPETCEVLPEGQEGELVLTTLSKKAMPVIRYRTRDITAFISGPSRCGRTIRRIRRISRRSDDMFIIRGVNVYPSQIEAALLAVEGTLPHYQIILTREKGLDQITVEVEVLAEWFSDKVRSLEALKQKLASSIEHIIGIRVNLRLVEPHTIERSQGKAKRVIDRRNE
- a CDS encoding indolepyruvate oxidoreductase subunit beta, giving the protein MTEENVASGVTNVVIAGLGGQGVLKASDILAQVAFDEGLDVKKSEVHGMAQRGGSVTSDVRFGAEVFSPMVPAGEADFVVVMAPEEVEGSKRHLKPGGVMIVPDDVPVTSLDSPRSLNVALLGVLSAYLPLPESTWLSAVKGSLAEKLHEANIKAFLLGRSVGREKQASSAC